A section of the Lepidochelys kempii isolate rLepKem1 chromosome 4, rLepKem1.hap2, whole genome shotgun sequence genome encodes:
- the NWD2 gene encoding NACHT and WD repeat domain-containing protein 2 isoform X2 — translation MWPAGAAGRLPCPRDSALRRAAFSGNLSALPSHLAPSGRSVRVFISANPEDTVAERSTLREHVCPKLREFCRENYGLELQGLLGEKYGTIRIPGEVESSEFEMILDAAVEAKLETRILEEWYCRDENAVPPAYYLRPKSEMLKNNHNTMESSSNSTNENKWKDISEEIKKIFKTAVKLLHEKGKMKHSQAKRYLSSAVEDELDFALGKQTPAFLKKCVCYIRKIANIERFVKIPEMGKYMDVIHIGGKVLRDPEAHDKLIKLRDEFIPTSVAASNLRVYTSVTHCDMKLGYSQEVENHYIEGLGKQFYEDMIDIIQATVQQNFDTETDLLYDEVLQHSSLCKTYSSFYEYRCEALNIVHKYTLHSKTGHINPLIIYGGPCTGKTLLLAEVAKKAYTWLQEEMGPESDPVVVIRFLGSTEMSTDLKNLLQSICEQLAINYRCLVQSYPKKIHDLRDLFINLLNESSFHRPLVIIFDALEQLSDNDDARKLWWLPIHLPRSVRIIMSTLPNKHGILQKLRCLIHEEDNYIELISRDRKMCSQVLKHQLLRVKRKVTSGQQIYVNEAFSKCTLPMFVNLTFREVRNWRSHKDVDESSLCVTVHESIEQLFWSLENKCGLKLLSRALGYITMSKSGLSEMELEDILALDNSVMYELNDSVRQCNPLRVPYIYIARLKEGLKGYLIERQVKNVTLLVWANRHLQLIAQKLYLHSEEDVHEMHTIMAEYFLGVWSGGRRKSFYSQDQYLNGCLDNNSRSMNDEEKHCMDLTSFDRQAPDQPWVFQCNPLEPDIFFVNHRKMTELLYHLTRCGRSDDLLYGVIMNFSWLYTMIKIGQFDKALSDIELAYNYSQEKELKFLASTLRSIKFKVTKYPGSLSAELQQRLLPVVSSLPKLRHLLLECDRDGPKYCSIVPLHSSMDVTYSPERLPLSSSCMQVTEILPTFNPNTVIAALENGSISTWDAETRQLLRQITTAQSVILGIKLTNDEKYLVVATTKNTLLIYDHQNSCLLSEVEIKGSKHCGIGGSSNFINGFTLSINHALAWLEASKDVTIIDLLYGWPLYHFHCWYEVTCVQCSPDGVYAFCGQYLNTTTIFHLGSGEKLSTVTSEFSGGFVKFLLVLDTAQEMVMVDNEGGLSVWNTEEITNPQLTDDFDCRKEDSEVVSIELSEDQSAILICKALSIELLDTGMWKVTEKFRAKHNERFISAVLSKNGDCIIASMENTSAIFVWRRDTGQCMASLQEISGTIVRLIKPSHHNMLLSLSTSGVLSIWDIDIITAMSNIDKSGKPIQRLVLPTRGELIYTLDGSESVHKWNFSTGFIEAVFKHEGIVENCVLTSSGEIMITSDDKCSQYVWHTITGENIFRINGQRISQLMITHNDQFVVSLCEQNASRVWRLATGHRVCNILVALQNAFITTANTFVVGMTKNKVLAVSLWTGSITKKFCCDDGATIVNIKLIPDCPDIVVFITSTETVNIWSLTEEVICRRVQLPSNFLKDLEDFEISPNGKLGILSRGDENINVLDLHSGKLRVVHAPGIIWRQRLSRDGRYLVYICFRNEEDDDNGAISSLIVMRLADGKNIGACSLYKTPTFLSLSQRHLNIIVGFDDGSIGTYTVVDRVDAALKIKIATSNSRQIFSNATQVIRPKCHNYSFKVNADCIWRESTEVFARDSPITVTDPETSETTTPKKHNYCYDKVCAAIDCRGHNFAADN, via the exons GGCCTGTTGGGAGAAAAATATGGGACCATCCGAATACCTGGAGAAGTTGAATCATCGGAATTTGAAATGATCCTAGATGCTGCTGTGGAGGCAAAGCTAGAGACAAGGATTTTGGAAGAGTGGTACTGTAGAGATGAAAATGCGGTGCCACCAGCATATTACCTCAGaccaaaatctgaaatgctgAAGAACAATCATAATACG atggaatCATCTTCAAATTCTACAAATGAGAACAAATGGAAGGACATATCAGAAGAGATTAAGAAGATTTTTAAGACTGCTGTGAAGTTGCTGcatgaaaaaggaaaaatgaaacacaGCCAAGCAAAGAGATATCTTTCCTCTG CTGTTGAAGATGAGCTTGATTTTGCCTTGGGAAAACAAACACCAGCTTTCCTGAAGAAGTGTGTCTGTTACATTCGGAAAATTGCCAACATTGAACGTTTTGTTAAAATTCCAGAGATGGGAAAATACATGGATGTAATTCATATAGGTGGGAAAGTTCTTCGGGATCCAGAAGCCCATGATAAATTGATCAAACTCCGGGATGAATTTATTCCTACTAGTGTTGCAGCATCTAATCTGAGAGTGTACACTTCTGTTACTCATTGTGACATGAAACTTGGTTATTCACAAGAAGTAGAGAACCACTACATTGAAGGACTTGGTAAACAGTTCTACGAAGACATGATTGATATAATTCAGGCAACAGTACAACAGAATTTTGACACTGAGACAGACTTGCTTTATGATGAAGTCCTTCAACACTCTTCATTATGTAAAACGTACTCCTCTTTCTATGAGTACAGGTGTGAGGCGCTAAACATAGTTCATAAATACACTCTGCACAGCAAAACAGGACATATTAACCCTCTTATCATATATGGAGGACCATGCACTGGAAAAACCCTTTTATTAGCTGAAGTGGCAAAGaag GCTTATACTtggctgcaggaagagatggGACCAGAATCTGACCCTGTGGTAGTTATAAGATTTTTGGGATCCACAGAAATGAGTACAGATCTTAAGAATCTGCTTCAAAGTATTTGTGAACAATTAGCAATTAATTACCGTTGCCTAGTACAAAGTTACCCTAAAAAGATTCATGATCTTCGGGACTTGTTTATAAATCTGTTGAATGAGTCTTCATTTCACAGACCACTGGTTATAATATTTGATGCCCTAGAGCAGCTTTCAGATAACGATGATGCTAGGAAACTATGGTGGCTCCCCATTCACCTTCCCCGTTCAGTACGGATAATCATGTCAACACTGCCGAACAAACATGGGATCCTGCAAAAACTGAGGTGCCTTATTCATGAAGAGGACAACTACATTGAGTTGATTTCAAGAGACAGAAAGATGTGCAGCCAAGTACTGAAACATCAGCTGTTGCGTGTTAAAAGAAAAGTAACATCAGGGCAACAAATTTATGTCAATGAAGCTTTTTCAAAGTGCACACTGCCTATGTTTGTAAACTTAACCTTCAGAGAGGTTAGGAACTGGAGATCTCACAAAGATGTTGATGAGTCCTCCCTTTGTGTCACTGTTCATGAAAGCATCGAGCAGTTATTTTGGTCATTAGAAAATAAGTGTGGGCTAAAGCTGTTGTCGAGAGCACTGGGCTACATCACAATGTCCAAATCTGGCCTGAGTGAAATGGAACTGGAAGATATTTTAGCTCTTGACAACAGTGTTATGTATGAGCTAAATGATAGTGTCAGGCAATGTAACCCATTGAGGGTACCGTACATATACATTGCAAGGCTTAAGGAGGGCTTAAAGGGATACTTGATAGAGCGGCAAGTGAAAAATGTAACACTTCTAGTGTGGGCAAATAGGCACCTGCAGCTTATTGCCCAGAAACTGTATCTCCACAGTGAGGAAGATGTACATGAAATGCATACAATCATGGCAGAGTACTTCCTCGGTGTTTGGTCAGGTGGAAGAAGGAAATCTTTTTACAGCCAAGATCAGTATTTGAATGGGTGCCTTGACAATAACAGTAGAAGCATGAATGATGAGGAGAAGCACTGTATGGATCTCACCTCTTTTGACAGGCAAGCACCTGATCAGCCGTGGGTCTTTCAGTGTAATCCATTAGAGCCTGACATCTTTTTTGTCAATCACAGGAAAATGACAGAACTTTTGTATCACTTGACAAGATGTGGAAGATCAGACGATCTGCTGTATGGTGTCATTATGAACTTCAGCTGGCTGTACACAATGATTAAAATAGGACAGTTTGACAAAGCACTTTCTGACATAGAACTGGCTTATAACTATTCACAAGAAAAGGAGCTGAAATTTCTGGCAAGTACCCTTCGCAGTATAAAGTTCAAAGTAACAAAATATCCAGGTTCACTCTCTGCTGAATTGCAACAGAGGCTCCTTCCAGTTGTCAGCTCATTGCCTAAATTGAGACACCTTCTTTTAGAATGTGACAGAGATGGACCCAAATACTGCTCTATCGTTCCTTTGCACTCCTCCATGGATGTGACTTACAGCCCCGAGCGACTACCCTTGTCATCCAGTTGTATGCAGGTCACGGAGATCCTGCCTACTTTTAATCCAAATACAGTCATTGCTGCTCTGGAAAATGGCTCCATCAGTACTTGGGATGCAGAGACTCGCCAGCTATTAAGGCAAATTACAACAGCTCAATCTGTTATCTTAGGGATCAAACTTACGAATGATGAAAAATATCTTGTAGTGGCTACAACAAAGAACACACTTTTGATTTACGATCATCAAAATTCCTGTCTTTTGTCTGAAGTAGAAATTAAGGGATCAAAACATTGTGGAATTGGGGGAAGCTCAAATTTTATAAATGGATTTACACTGTCCATTAATCATGCACTTGCTTGGCTGGAAGCCAGCAAAGATGTTACTATAATAGATCTGCTTTATGGGTGGCCTCTTTATCACTTCCACTGCTGGTATGAAGTGACTTGTGTACAGTGTTCTCCAGATGGAGTCTATGCATTCTGCGGACAGTACCTTAACACCACCACTATATTTCACTTAGGAAGTGGAGAGAAACTGTCCACCGTGACCTCTGAATTTTCAGGTGGATTTGTGAAATTTCTTCTTGTTCTGGACACTGCTCAAGAAATGGTGATGGTGGACAATGAGGGTGGCCTTTCAGTTTGGAACACTGAGGAAATCACAAATCCCCAACTGACAGATGACTTCGATTGCAGGAAAGAAGACAGCGAAGTTGTCAGCATTGAACTTTCTGAAGACCAAAGTGCAATTTTAATTTGTAAGGCACTCAGTATAGAACTTCTCGACACTGGCATGTGGAAAGTGACTGAAAAGTTCAGAGCAAAACACAATGAGCGCTTTATATCTGCTGTGTTATCCAAAAACGGTGACTGTATAATTGCTTCTATGGAAAATACCTCAGCCATTTTTGTTTGGAGGAGAGATACAGGACAGTGTATGGCAAGCTTACAGGAAATCTCAGGAACCATAGTCAGACTAATTAAACCCAGTCACCATAACATGCTGCTATCCTTATCCACCAGTGGTGTCCTTTCTATCTGGGATATAGATATCATAACTGCTATGTCCAATATTGACAAATCTGGCAAACCCATCCAAAGACTGGTGTTGCCAACCAGAGGTGAATTAATTTATACACTGGATGGATCAGAATCTGTACATAAGTGGAACTTCAGCACTGGATTCATTGAAGCTGTGTTCAAGCATGAAGGTATTGTTGAAAACTGTGTGCTGACCTCTTCTGGAGAAATAATGATTACATCAGATGACAAATGTAGCCAATATGTATGGCACACCATTACCGGCGAAAATATCTTTCGCATTAATGGACAAAGGATATCTCAGCTGATGATTACACACAACGATCAGTTTGTCGTCTCGCTCTGTGAACAAAATGCCTCCAGAGTTTGGCGACTGGCCACGGGACACAGAGTTTGCAATATTTTAGTTGCCTTACAGAATGCGTTTATAACCACTGCTAATACATTTGTAGTTGGAATGACAAAGAATAAAGTGTTGGCAGTAAGTCTCTGGACAGGAAGTATAACCAAGAAATTTTGCTGCGATGATGGTGCAACCATTGTTAATATTAAATTGATCCCAGACTGCCCAGATATTGTAGTGTTTATAACATCCACTGAAACAGTGAACATCTGGAGTCTGACAGAGGAAGTAATCTGCAGGCGTGTACAACTGCCTAGTAATTTCTTAAAAGATTTAGAAGACTTTGAAATATCCCCCAATGGGAAGCTAGGAATTCTGTCCCGTGGTGATGAGAACATCAATGTGCTTGATTTACACAGCGGCAAACTCCGTGTGGTTCATGCCCCTGGAATTATCTGGCGACAGAGGCTGTCCCGTGATGGCCGCTATCTTGTGTACATCTGTTTTCGTAATGAAGAGGATGATGACAATGGTGCCATCTCTAGCTTAATTGTAATGAGACTGGCTGATGGTAAAAACATTGGTGCTTGTTCCCTTTACAAAACTCcaacctttctttctctctcacagaGGCATTTGAATATTATTGTTGGCTTTGATGATGGAAGTATAGGTACTTACACTGTAGTGGATCGAGTAGATGCAGCACTGAAAATTAAAATTGCTACTTCAAACAGCCGTCAAATTTTCAGTAATGCAACACAAGTGATTAGGCCAAAGTGTCACAATTATAGCTTCAAGGTGAATGCAGACTGCATTTGGAGAGAGTCTACTGAGGTGTTTGCAAGAGATAGCCCCATCACAGTGACAGACCCTGAGACAAGCGAAACAACAACACCCAAAAAACATAACTACTGTTATGACAAAGTGTGCGCAGCCATAGATTGCAGAGGACACAATTTTGCTGCTGATAACTGA
- the NWD2 gene encoding NACHT and WD repeat domain-containing protein 2 isoform X1, with translation MWPAGAAGRLPCPRDSALRRAAFSGNLSALPSHLAPSGRSVRVFISANPEDTVAERSTLREHVCPKLREFCRENYGLELQVIDLYWGVETEEWDSPELQKTRMKLLEDCLKTSAGPCFVGLLGEKYGTIRIPGEVESSEFEMILDAAVEAKLETRILEEWYCRDENAVPPAYYLRPKSEMLKNNHNTMESSSNSTNENKWKDISEEIKKIFKTAVKLLHEKGKMKHSQAKRYLSSAVEDELDFALGKQTPAFLKKCVCYIRKIANIERFVKIPEMGKYMDVIHIGGKVLRDPEAHDKLIKLRDEFIPTSVAASNLRVYTSVTHCDMKLGYSQEVENHYIEGLGKQFYEDMIDIIQATVQQNFDTETDLLYDEVLQHSSLCKTYSSFYEYRCEALNIVHKYTLHSKTGHINPLIIYGGPCTGKTLLLAEVAKKAYTWLQEEMGPESDPVVVIRFLGSTEMSTDLKNLLQSICEQLAINYRCLVQSYPKKIHDLRDLFINLLNESSFHRPLVIIFDALEQLSDNDDARKLWWLPIHLPRSVRIIMSTLPNKHGILQKLRCLIHEEDNYIELISRDRKMCSQVLKHQLLRVKRKVTSGQQIYVNEAFSKCTLPMFVNLTFREVRNWRSHKDVDESSLCVTVHESIEQLFWSLENKCGLKLLSRALGYITMSKSGLSEMELEDILALDNSVMYELNDSVRQCNPLRVPYIYIARLKEGLKGYLIERQVKNVTLLVWANRHLQLIAQKLYLHSEEDVHEMHTIMAEYFLGVWSGGRRKSFYSQDQYLNGCLDNNSRSMNDEEKHCMDLTSFDRQAPDQPWVFQCNPLEPDIFFVNHRKMTELLYHLTRCGRSDDLLYGVIMNFSWLYTMIKIGQFDKALSDIELAYNYSQEKELKFLASTLRSIKFKVTKYPGSLSAELQQRLLPVVSSLPKLRHLLLECDRDGPKYCSIVPLHSSMDVTYSPERLPLSSSCMQVTEILPTFNPNTVIAALENGSISTWDAETRQLLRQITTAQSVILGIKLTNDEKYLVVATTKNTLLIYDHQNSCLLSEVEIKGSKHCGIGGSSNFINGFTLSINHALAWLEASKDVTIIDLLYGWPLYHFHCWYEVTCVQCSPDGVYAFCGQYLNTTTIFHLGSGEKLSTVTSEFSGGFVKFLLVLDTAQEMVMVDNEGGLSVWNTEEITNPQLTDDFDCRKEDSEVVSIELSEDQSAILICKALSIELLDTGMWKVTEKFRAKHNERFISAVLSKNGDCIIASMENTSAIFVWRRDTGQCMASLQEISGTIVRLIKPSHHNMLLSLSTSGVLSIWDIDIITAMSNIDKSGKPIQRLVLPTRGELIYTLDGSESVHKWNFSTGFIEAVFKHEGIVENCVLTSSGEIMITSDDKCSQYVWHTITGENIFRINGQRISQLMITHNDQFVVSLCEQNASRVWRLATGHRVCNILVALQNAFITTANTFVVGMTKNKVLAVSLWTGSITKKFCCDDGATIVNIKLIPDCPDIVVFITSTETVNIWSLTEEVICRRVQLPSNFLKDLEDFEISPNGKLGILSRGDENINVLDLHSGKLRVVHAPGIIWRQRLSRDGRYLVYICFRNEEDDDNGAISSLIVMRLADGKNIGACSLYKTPTFLSLSQRHLNIIVGFDDGSIGTYTVVDRVDAALKIKIATSNSRQIFSNATQVIRPKCHNYSFKVNADCIWRESTEVFARDSPITVTDPETSETTTPKKHNYCYDKVCAAIDCRGHNFAADN, from the exons GGCCTGTTGGGAGAAAAATATGGGACCATCCGAATACCTGGAGAAGTTGAATCATCGGAATTTGAAATGATCCTAGATGCTGCTGTGGAGGCAAAGCTAGAGACAAGGATTTTGGAAGAGTGGTACTGTAGAGATGAAAATGCGGTGCCACCAGCATATTACCTCAGaccaaaatctgaaatgctgAAGAACAATCATAATACG atggaatCATCTTCAAATTCTACAAATGAGAACAAATGGAAGGACATATCAGAAGAGATTAAGAAGATTTTTAAGACTGCTGTGAAGTTGCTGcatgaaaaaggaaaaatgaaacacaGCCAAGCAAAGAGATATCTTTCCTCTG CTGTTGAAGATGAGCTTGATTTTGCCTTGGGAAAACAAACACCAGCTTTCCTGAAGAAGTGTGTCTGTTACATTCGGAAAATTGCCAACATTGAACGTTTTGTTAAAATTCCAGAGATGGGAAAATACATGGATGTAATTCATATAGGTGGGAAAGTTCTTCGGGATCCAGAAGCCCATGATAAATTGATCAAACTCCGGGATGAATTTATTCCTACTAGTGTTGCAGCATCTAATCTGAGAGTGTACACTTCTGTTACTCATTGTGACATGAAACTTGGTTATTCACAAGAAGTAGAGAACCACTACATTGAAGGACTTGGTAAACAGTTCTACGAAGACATGATTGATATAATTCAGGCAACAGTACAACAGAATTTTGACACTGAGACAGACTTGCTTTATGATGAAGTCCTTCAACACTCTTCATTATGTAAAACGTACTCCTCTTTCTATGAGTACAGGTGTGAGGCGCTAAACATAGTTCATAAATACACTCTGCACAGCAAAACAGGACATATTAACCCTCTTATCATATATGGAGGACCATGCACTGGAAAAACCCTTTTATTAGCTGAAGTGGCAAAGaag GCTTATACTtggctgcaggaagagatggGACCAGAATCTGACCCTGTGGTAGTTATAAGATTTTTGGGATCCACAGAAATGAGTACAGATCTTAAGAATCTGCTTCAAAGTATTTGTGAACAATTAGCAATTAATTACCGTTGCCTAGTACAAAGTTACCCTAAAAAGATTCATGATCTTCGGGACTTGTTTATAAATCTGTTGAATGAGTCTTCATTTCACAGACCACTGGTTATAATATTTGATGCCCTAGAGCAGCTTTCAGATAACGATGATGCTAGGAAACTATGGTGGCTCCCCATTCACCTTCCCCGTTCAGTACGGATAATCATGTCAACACTGCCGAACAAACATGGGATCCTGCAAAAACTGAGGTGCCTTATTCATGAAGAGGACAACTACATTGAGTTGATTTCAAGAGACAGAAAGATGTGCAGCCAAGTACTGAAACATCAGCTGTTGCGTGTTAAAAGAAAAGTAACATCAGGGCAACAAATTTATGTCAATGAAGCTTTTTCAAAGTGCACACTGCCTATGTTTGTAAACTTAACCTTCAGAGAGGTTAGGAACTGGAGATCTCACAAAGATGTTGATGAGTCCTCCCTTTGTGTCACTGTTCATGAAAGCATCGAGCAGTTATTTTGGTCATTAGAAAATAAGTGTGGGCTAAAGCTGTTGTCGAGAGCACTGGGCTACATCACAATGTCCAAATCTGGCCTGAGTGAAATGGAACTGGAAGATATTTTAGCTCTTGACAACAGTGTTATGTATGAGCTAAATGATAGTGTCAGGCAATGTAACCCATTGAGGGTACCGTACATATACATTGCAAGGCTTAAGGAGGGCTTAAAGGGATACTTGATAGAGCGGCAAGTGAAAAATGTAACACTTCTAGTGTGGGCAAATAGGCACCTGCAGCTTATTGCCCAGAAACTGTATCTCCACAGTGAGGAAGATGTACATGAAATGCATACAATCATGGCAGAGTACTTCCTCGGTGTTTGGTCAGGTGGAAGAAGGAAATCTTTTTACAGCCAAGATCAGTATTTGAATGGGTGCCTTGACAATAACAGTAGAAGCATGAATGATGAGGAGAAGCACTGTATGGATCTCACCTCTTTTGACAGGCAAGCACCTGATCAGCCGTGGGTCTTTCAGTGTAATCCATTAGAGCCTGACATCTTTTTTGTCAATCACAGGAAAATGACAGAACTTTTGTATCACTTGACAAGATGTGGAAGATCAGACGATCTGCTGTATGGTGTCATTATGAACTTCAGCTGGCTGTACACAATGATTAAAATAGGACAGTTTGACAAAGCACTTTCTGACATAGAACTGGCTTATAACTATTCACAAGAAAAGGAGCTGAAATTTCTGGCAAGTACCCTTCGCAGTATAAAGTTCAAAGTAACAAAATATCCAGGTTCACTCTCTGCTGAATTGCAACAGAGGCTCCTTCCAGTTGTCAGCTCATTGCCTAAATTGAGACACCTTCTTTTAGAATGTGACAGAGATGGACCCAAATACTGCTCTATCGTTCCTTTGCACTCCTCCATGGATGTGACTTACAGCCCCGAGCGACTACCCTTGTCATCCAGTTGTATGCAGGTCACGGAGATCCTGCCTACTTTTAATCCAAATACAGTCATTGCTGCTCTGGAAAATGGCTCCATCAGTACTTGGGATGCAGAGACTCGCCAGCTATTAAGGCAAATTACAACAGCTCAATCTGTTATCTTAGGGATCAAACTTACGAATGATGAAAAATATCTTGTAGTGGCTACAACAAAGAACACACTTTTGATTTACGATCATCAAAATTCCTGTCTTTTGTCTGAAGTAGAAATTAAGGGATCAAAACATTGTGGAATTGGGGGAAGCTCAAATTTTATAAATGGATTTACACTGTCCATTAATCATGCACTTGCTTGGCTGGAAGCCAGCAAAGATGTTACTATAATAGATCTGCTTTATGGGTGGCCTCTTTATCACTTCCACTGCTGGTATGAAGTGACTTGTGTACAGTGTTCTCCAGATGGAGTCTATGCATTCTGCGGACAGTACCTTAACACCACCACTATATTTCACTTAGGAAGTGGAGAGAAACTGTCCACCGTGACCTCTGAATTTTCAGGTGGATTTGTGAAATTTCTTCTTGTTCTGGACACTGCTCAAGAAATGGTGATGGTGGACAATGAGGGTGGCCTTTCAGTTTGGAACACTGAGGAAATCACAAATCCCCAACTGACAGATGACTTCGATTGCAGGAAAGAAGACAGCGAAGTTGTCAGCATTGAACTTTCTGAAGACCAAAGTGCAATTTTAATTTGTAAGGCACTCAGTATAGAACTTCTCGACACTGGCATGTGGAAAGTGACTGAAAAGTTCAGAGCAAAACACAATGAGCGCTTTATATCTGCTGTGTTATCCAAAAACGGTGACTGTATAATTGCTTCTATGGAAAATACCTCAGCCATTTTTGTTTGGAGGAGAGATACAGGACAGTGTATGGCAAGCTTACAGGAAATCTCAGGAACCATAGTCAGACTAATTAAACCCAGTCACCATAACATGCTGCTATCCTTATCCACCAGTGGTGTCCTTTCTATCTGGGATATAGATATCATAACTGCTATGTCCAATATTGACAAATCTGGCAAACCCATCCAAAGACTGGTGTTGCCAACCAGAGGTGAATTAATTTATACACTGGATGGATCAGAATCTGTACATAAGTGGAACTTCAGCACTGGATTCATTGAAGCTGTGTTCAAGCATGAAGGTATTGTTGAAAACTGTGTGCTGACCTCTTCTGGAGAAATAATGATTACATCAGATGACAAATGTAGCCAATATGTATGGCACACCATTACCGGCGAAAATATCTTTCGCATTAATGGACAAAGGATATCTCAGCTGATGATTACACACAACGATCAGTTTGTCGTCTCGCTCTGTGAACAAAATGCCTCCAGAGTTTGGCGACTGGCCACGGGACACAGAGTTTGCAATATTTTAGTTGCCTTACAGAATGCGTTTATAACCACTGCTAATACATTTGTAGTTGGAATGACAAAGAATAAAGTGTTGGCAGTAAGTCTCTGGACAGGAAGTATAACCAAGAAATTTTGCTGCGATGATGGTGCAACCATTGTTAATATTAAATTGATCCCAGACTGCCCAGATATTGTAGTGTTTATAACATCCACTGAAACAGTGAACATCTGGAGTCTGACAGAGGAAGTAATCTGCAGGCGTGTACAACTGCCTAGTAATTTCTTAAAAGATTTAGAAGACTTTGAAATATCCCCCAATGGGAAGCTAGGAATTCTGTCCCGTGGTGATGAGAACATCAATGTGCTTGATTTACACAGCGGCAAACTCCGTGTGGTTCATGCCCCTGGAATTATCTGGCGACAGAGGCTGTCCCGTGATGGCCGCTATCTTGTGTACATCTGTTTTCGTAATGAAGAGGATGATGACAATGGTGCCATCTCTAGCTTAATTGTAATGAGACTGGCTGATGGTAAAAACATTGGTGCTTGTTCCCTTTACAAAACTCcaacctttctttctctctcacagaGGCATTTGAATATTATTGTTGGCTTTGATGATGGAAGTATAGGTACTTACACTGTAGTGGATCGAGTAGATGCAGCACTGAAAATTAAAATTGCTACTTCAAACAGCCGTCAAATTTTCAGTAATGCAACACAAGTGATTAGGCCAAAGTGTCACAATTATAGCTTCAAGGTGAATGCAGACTGCATTTGGAGAGAGTCTACTGAGGTGTTTGCAAGAGATAGCCCCATCACAGTGACAGACCCTGAGACAAGCGAAACAACAACACCCAAAAAACATAACTACTGTTATGACAAAGTGTGCGCAGCCATAGATTGCAGAGGACACAATTTTGCTGCTGATAACTGA